Proteins co-encoded in one Actinomadura luteofluorescens genomic window:
- a CDS encoding alpha/beta hydrolase has protein sequence MAGDTPSAAIDTPSGAAPRLTWGRCTGLPSPPPKSKPPRGLRCAALPVPLDHARPSGEKIELALIKVPATDPRRRIGSLVFNFGGPGGEGVDTLAQSAGQYADLRARYDLIGFDPRGVGRSSPVACVDDRRMDAIAAMDDSPDTAAEERAYAAGRADYVRQCEARSGRLLPHVGTADAARDLDMVRAAVGDERLHYFGISYGTWLGGNYAHQFPARVGRAVLDGAVDTRLGRADLALQQAAAFQRALGGFGAACARLGKKGCPLGTDGPSVVASIGRFLDGLDRAPLRTSSGRRLTQSLGTTGVAGALYSRDAWPYLAQGLVDAVKRRDGSLLLMLADVQNGRRQDGTYSNLSAANTAITCADGADRPSVSDVRRLLPRFRGASPIFGTSLAWGLLQCTGWPVKGDPAGREVSAPSAAPILVVGNTGDPATPYAWASALTEALGGRATLLTLRGEGHGSYDTGDPCVREAVHAYLLRGAVPAAGATCG, from the coding sequence GTGGCGGGCGATACCCCGTCCGCGGCGATCGACACCCCGTCCGGGGCGGCCCCGAGGCTGACGTGGGGGCGCTGCACCGGACTGCCGTCCCCGCCGCCCAAGAGCAAGCCGCCCCGCGGGCTGCGCTGCGCGGCGCTCCCGGTGCCGCTCGACCACGCCCGGCCGTCCGGCGAGAAGATCGAACTCGCCCTGATCAAGGTGCCGGCGACCGACCCGCGCCGGCGCATCGGCTCGCTGGTGTTCAACTTCGGCGGCCCCGGCGGGGAGGGCGTCGACACGCTCGCGCAGTCCGCCGGCCAGTACGCCGACCTGCGCGCCCGCTACGACCTGATCGGCTTCGACCCCCGCGGCGTCGGCCGGAGCAGCCCGGTGGCCTGCGTGGACGACCGCCGCATGGACGCGATCGCCGCGATGGACGACAGCCCCGACACCGCCGCCGAGGAGCGGGCGTACGCGGCCGGCCGCGCCGACTACGTGCGCCAGTGCGAGGCGCGGTCGGGGCGGCTGCTGCCGCACGTCGGCACCGCCGACGCCGCCCGCGACCTCGACATGGTCCGCGCCGCCGTCGGCGACGAGCGGCTGCACTACTTCGGCATCTCCTACGGCACCTGGCTCGGCGGCAACTACGCGCACCAGTTCCCCGCCAGGGTGGGACGGGCCGTCCTGGACGGGGCCGTCGACACCAGGCTCGGCCGTGCCGACCTCGCCCTCCAGCAGGCGGCCGCGTTCCAGCGCGCCCTCGGCGGCTTCGGCGCCGCCTGCGCGCGCCTCGGGAAGAAGGGGTGCCCCCTCGGAACCGACGGCCCGTCCGTCGTTGCGTCCATCGGCCGGTTCCTGGACGGTCTCGACCGCGCTCCGCTCCGCACCTCGTCCGGGCGCAGGCTCACCCAGAGCCTCGGCACGACCGGCGTCGCCGGCGCGCTGTACTCCCGGGACGCCTGGCCGTACCTCGCGCAGGGCCTCGTCGACGCGGTGAAGCGCCGCGACGGGTCGCTGCTGCTGATGCTCGCCGACGTCCAGAACGGGCGGCGCCAGGACGGCACCTACAGCAACCTCTCCGCCGCCAACACCGCCATCACCTGCGCCGACGGCGCCGACCGGCCCTCCGTGAGCGACGTGCGGCGGCTGCTGCCGCGGTTCCGCGGGGCCTCGCCGATCTTCGGGACGTCGCTGGCGTGGGGCCTGCTGCAGTGCACGGGCTGGCCGGTCAAGGGCGACCCCGCCGGGCGCGAGGTGTCCGCCCCGTCCGCCGCGCCGATCCTCGTCGTCGGCAACACCGGAGACCCGGCCACCCCGTACGCGTGGGCGTCCGCGCTGACGGAGGCGCTCGGCGGCCGGGCCACCCTCCTCACGCTCAGGGGAGAGGGGCACGGCTCCTACGACACCGGCGACCCCTGCGTCCGCGAGGCCGTGCACGCCTACCTCCTGCGCGGCGCGGTGCCCGCCGCGGGCGCGACCTGCGGCTAG
- a CDS encoding AAA family ATPase, with the protein MAKAEIAGSAPKIKRGYLISEIRINKLFGRYSYRISPVQHEVALKGGPALMLFYGDNGSGKTTIMRLLWDLFSPSEKSGHRTRIARTPFRSMEVLLGAGHLIRITRTDEEELTGDYSIEVFNAKNEPLVRQPYTLDPEGRINPIGGGDPDPHNERMRERLETLPASARKIIEDRYSDKLLDSFTTSFFNDRTDYFAAYLHKIGTVPYLLADDRQMYADEPEGTEPRINRKREQPTPAASSVALELSSAIKRTNDWLRQQLFSGAQAGSQSAEHIYREVLTHLASAGAGDSSETSFEGVRESIIELQTRTVRFAEFGLVPPISARQLTSLMDAVPATRKDLAASIIAPYVEGQNARLDSLQETEQLVRVFVSNINTFLADKKVTYSPARGLRIQTIERRPTTLSPGQLSSGERQLMLLFCNAFLARETTGLFLIDEPELSLNVKWQRRLVEALLELVHGSNVQFILATHSIEIVTRHRPYLAEVRED; encoded by the coding sequence ATGGCTAAAGCGGAGATAGCAGGGAGTGCTCCAAAAATAAAGCGCGGGTACCTAATATCAGAGATCAGAATAAACAAGCTTTTTGGTAGGTATTCTTATAGAATAAGTCCAGTTCAGCACGAGGTGGCCCTAAAGGGAGGGCCAGCACTTATGCTCTTCTATGGCGACAACGGCAGCGGGAAGACCACGATCATGCGTCTCCTTTGGGACCTTTTTTCTCCTTCCGAGAAAAGTGGACATCGGACTCGCATAGCCAGAACTCCATTTAGGTCTATGGAGGTTCTCCTCGGAGCAGGACATCTTATCCGTATCACGAGAACTGATGAGGAAGAACTTACCGGCGACTACAGCATCGAGGTTTTCAATGCCAAAAACGAGCCCCTAGTTCGTCAGCCTTACACCTTGGACCCTGAAGGGAGGATAAACCCTATAGGCGGCGGGGATCCGGACCCTCACAACGAACGAATGAGAGAGCGACTAGAGACTCTTCCCGCGAGCGCTAGAAAGATAATCGAAGACAGATATTCAGACAAATTGCTTGATAGTTTCACTACCTCGTTTTTCAATGATAGAACTGATTATTTTGCGGCATATCTACACAAAATTGGCACGGTGCCATACTTGCTTGCCGACGATCGACAGATGTATGCAGACGAACCGGAAGGTACTGAACCGCGCATCAACCGCAAGCGCGAACAACCGACTCCGGCTGCTTCCTCTGTAGCGCTCGAGCTGTCAAGCGCCATAAAGCGAACCAACGACTGGCTGCGCCAGCAGCTATTTAGCGGCGCCCAAGCAGGGTCCCAAAGCGCGGAGCACATCTACCGCGAAGTGTTGACACATCTTGCATCGGCTGGTGCTGGCGATTCAAGCGAAACTTCTTTTGAAGGGGTTAGAGAAAGCATTATAGAGTTGCAGACACGTACCGTTCGCTTTGCGGAATTCGGCCTAGTTCCGCCCATCTCTGCCAGGCAGCTGACTTCTTTGATGGACGCGGTCCCTGCTACACGAAAGGACCTCGCCGCGAGCATCATTGCACCTTATGTAGAAGGGCAGAATGCTCGCCTGGACTCACTGCAAGAGACTGAACAACTCGTACGCGTCTTCGTAAGCAACATTAATACCTTTCTAGCCGATAAGAAAGTTACGTATAGTCCCGCGCGAGGGCTTCGCATCCAAACCATCGAAAGAAGACCAACTACTCTATCCCCAGGCCAACTCTCGTCGGGTGAGCGTCAACTAATGCTTCTATTTTGCAACGCTTTTCTCGCGCGAGAAACAACTGGTCTCTTCTTGATTGACGAGCCAGAACTGAGCCTGAACGTTAAGTGGCAAAGAAGGCTCGTAGAAGCCCTACTTGAACTAGTGCATGGTTCGAACGTCCAGTTCATCCTCGCAACTCACTCCATTGAGATTGTGACTCGCCATCGTCCTTATCTAGCCGAGGTGCGGGAAGATTGA
- a CDS encoding glycoside hydrolase family 3 protein yields the protein MNGGRTITSIVAIAALGLALAPPARGRAQAPPGRGCDPGAILARMTDAEKVGQLVMAVTEDGPDGMPSERTRRAVQELKIGSVITSEPRTPGLAARYANRLQRWARDTPSGLPLLVSGDFEFGTTHNVREGTTPLPNAMGLGAARDPARARAAAAVTAAEARAMGFHWNYAPVADVNTNPANPIIGVRSFGERPGLVGGLVGTQVRAYRRAGMIATPKHFPGHGDTETDSHLGLPSVTYDRATLDRVHLPPFRRAIAAGADAIMTAHVVVKAVDPDLPATLSEKVLTGLLRRDLGFDGVIVTDAMDMDAIDANWGTREATVMAVRAGADVIMSTGDHAAHAQAVDALAGALRDGTLARERVDASVRRVLALKCRYRVFDHRYVSPAAAERISGNPDFLRQALSAGIAATTLVRNEDRVLPFDPGSDARTLVAGVVQTGEFANEVAALARGPVTTWQAATTDPTDAEIAEAVRRARSADRVLVATFSSGTLPAGQARLVRALQATGRPVAAVATGLPYDIASYPSVRAYLATYGTTARTQRVDLTMHRAAARVVFGAQPGGRLPVTIKGLYPYGHGLRY from the coding sequence ATGAACGGCGGCCGAACCATCACGTCCATCGTCGCGATCGCGGCCCTCGGGCTCGCCCTGGCCCCGCCCGCCCGCGGCCGGGCGCAGGCGCCGCCGGGCCGCGGCTGCGACCCCGGCGCGATCCTCGCGCGGATGACCGACGCCGAGAAGGTCGGCCAGCTGGTCATGGCGGTCACCGAGGACGGCCCGGACGGGATGCCGTCCGAGCGGACCCGCCGCGCCGTCCAGGAACTGAAGATCGGCTCGGTCATCACCTCCGAGCCGCGCACGCCGGGCCTCGCCGCCCGCTACGCCAACCGGCTCCAGCGCTGGGCGCGGGACACCCCGTCCGGCCTGCCGCTGCTCGTCTCCGGCGACTTCGAGTTCGGCACGACCCACAACGTCCGCGAAGGCACCACGCCGCTCCCGAACGCCATGGGGCTCGGCGCCGCCCGCGACCCGGCGCGGGCCCGCGCCGCGGCGGCCGTCACGGCCGCCGAGGCCCGCGCGATGGGGTTCCACTGGAACTACGCGCCCGTCGCCGACGTCAACACCAACCCCGCCAACCCGATCATCGGCGTCCGGTCCTTCGGGGAGCGCCCGGGCCTGGTCGGCGGGCTCGTCGGGACGCAGGTCCGCGCCTACCGGCGGGCCGGGATGATCGCGACGCCCAAGCACTTCCCAGGGCACGGCGACACCGAGACCGACAGCCACCTCGGCCTGCCGTCGGTGACCTACGACCGCGCCACGCTCGACCGCGTCCACCTGCCCCCGTTCCGCCGGGCGATCGCGGCCGGCGCCGACGCGATCATGACGGCGCACGTGGTGGTGAAGGCCGTCGACCCCGACCTGCCCGCCACGCTGTCGGAGAAGGTGCTGACCGGCCTGCTGCGGCGGGACCTGGGCTTCGACGGCGTCATCGTCACCGACGCCATGGACATGGACGCGATCGACGCGAACTGGGGCACCCGCGAGGCCACCGTGATGGCGGTCCGCGCGGGCGCCGACGTGATCATGTCGACCGGCGACCACGCGGCCCACGCGCAGGCCGTGGACGCCCTGGCCGGCGCCCTGCGCGACGGGACGCTGGCCCGGGAGCGGGTCGACGCGTCCGTCCGGCGCGTCCTCGCGCTGAAGTGCCGGTACCGGGTCTTCGACCACCGCTACGTCAGCCCCGCGGCCGCCGAGCGGATCTCCGGAAACCCCGACTTCCTGCGGCAGGCCCTGTCGGCGGGCATCGCCGCCACGACACTGGTGCGCAACGAGGACCGGGTGCTCCCGTTCGACCCCGGCTCGGACGCGCGGACGCTGGTCGCGGGCGTCGTGCAGACCGGGGAGTTCGCGAACGAGGTGGCCGCGCTCGCGCGCGGCCCGGTGACGACCTGGCAGGCCGCGACCACCGACCCCACCGACGCCGAGATCGCCGAGGCCGTCCGCCGCGCCCGCTCCGCCGACCGCGTCCTCGTCGCCACCTTCTCGTCCGGGACGCTCCCGGCGGGGCAGGCGCGGCTCGTCCGGGCCCTCCAGGCGACGGGCAGGCCGGTCGCGGCCGTGGCGACCGGCCTGCCGTACGACATCGCCTCGTACCCGTCCGTGCGCGCCTACCTGGCGACCTACGGGACGACCGCGCGGACCCAGCGCGTGGACCTGACCATGCACAGGGCCGCCGCACGCGTCGTCTTCGGCGCGCAGCCCGGCGGGCGCCTGCCGGTCACGATCAAGGGCCTGTACCCCTACGGGCACGGCCTGCGCTACTGA
- a CDS encoding phosphatase PAP2 family protein, with protein sequence MAQSAPPAARRSEAGATGMRRRIITAPPVWRELLLVVLFYTGYTLTRIVLVQDGTGPAFAHADEILRAERFLGLDFELHLNQTLLTVPWLARTANVFYATMHFIVTLAIVVWLYRYRPQHYRWLRTSIMIATGVALIGFWLYPLAPPRFLHSEGFVDPVTALHSLGLYASDASGSLTNQYAAMPSMHAGWSLWCGLVLVRLASQNWAKLLGALYPATTVIVILSTANHYVLDAVAGMALIGGALWVSWILYTRCPAPLLLARARVTHRLHQRAGRRTDRSGAHSAP encoded by the coding sequence ATGGCTCAATCCGCCCCCCCAGCGGCCCGCAGAAGCGAGGCCGGCGCCACCGGAATGCGGCGCCGGATCATCACCGCGCCCCCGGTATGGCGCGAGCTCCTGCTGGTCGTCCTGTTCTACACCGGCTATACGCTGACGCGGATCGTCCTGGTTCAGGACGGCACCGGGCCCGCGTTCGCGCACGCCGACGAGATCCTGCGCGCCGAGCGCTTCCTGGGGCTGGACTTCGAGCTGCACCTCAACCAGACGCTGCTGACCGTGCCCTGGCTGGCGCGGACCGCGAACGTCTTCTACGCCACGATGCACTTCATCGTGACGCTCGCCATCGTCGTCTGGCTGTACCGCTACCGGCCGCAGCACTACCGGTGGCTCCGCACGTCCATCATGATCGCGACCGGGGTGGCGCTGATCGGCTTCTGGCTGTACCCGCTGGCGCCGCCGAGGTTCCTGCACAGCGAGGGCTTCGTCGACCCGGTGACCGCGCTGCACTCGCTCGGCCTGTACGCCAGCGACGCGTCCGGGAGCCTGACCAACCAGTACGCGGCCATGCCGTCCATGCACGCCGGATGGTCGCTGTGGTGCGGGCTGGTGCTGGTCAGGCTGGCGTCGCAGAACTGGGCCAAGCTCCTCGGCGCGCTCTACCCCGCGACCACCGTGATCGTGATCCTGTCCACCGCCAACCACTACGTGCTGGACGCGGTGGCGGGCATGGCGCTCATCGGCGGCGCGCTGTGGGTCTCGTGGATCCTCTACACGCGCTGCCCCGCACCGCTCCTGCTGGCCAGGGCCCGCGTGACGCACCGGCTCCATCAGCGGGCCGGACGGCGGACGGACCGTTCCGGGGCTCACTCGGCTCCGTAG
- a CDS encoding bifunctional [glutamine synthetase] adenylyltransferase/[glutamine synthetase]-adenylyl-L-tyrosine phosphorylase: MTESWTSDRRPSLAGRLARLGFTHAARAERLIAEAEREGAAPGDALLDALGATADPDLSLDGLLRLLPAAGGELREVLAAEPGTRERLTAVLGVSAALGDHLARHPDHWRVLRDGVAGPLGSPRADLLAAVGADPAASEPVARGEDALAALRVAYRRRVLALAGRDLIGVADVAEVAAELADLAAAALEAGLAIARAEVPGHEACRLAVIGMGKCGGRELNYVSDVDVIFVAEARGAGENGEGADEDAALRTATRLASAMMRACSATTEEGALWEVDAALRPEGKSGPLVRTLASHRAYYERWAKTWEFQALLKARPVAGDADLGARYLDTITPIVWKAAEGESFVEDVQDMRRRVEADLNQRTADSERQLKLGPGGLRDVEFAVQLLQLVHGRADETLRSRATLDALADLSRGGYVARDDAAALASAYRFLRRVEHLVQLHRLRRTHLVPDDEAGLRRLGRALGLRTDPVGEFTALWRRHAREVRRIHEKLFYRPLLRAVARLPGEEARLTPQAARIRLEALGYADPAGALRHIEALTSGVSRRAAIQRTLLPVMLGWFADAPDPDAGLLGFRQVSDALGTTPWYLRLLRDEVTVAERMAWVLGSSRYATDLLLRAPEAVALLGSDTGLAPRPHEALRAEALAAARRHREGAGGRPAEEAAGVVRALRRRELFRVAVADLLGLVDVREVGEALTGISAVTLEAALQIAVNKIEMESRGPLPTRMAVVAMGRFGGHELGYGSDADVMFVHDPLPGADERAAGRAAHAVAEELRRLLALPAPDPPLVIDPNLRPEGRQGPLVRTLASYAAYYARWSEPWEAQALLRADPMIGDPGLCERFRALIDPVRWPEDGIDEDAVRQIRRLKARMESERLPRGVERRLHTKLGPGGLADVEWVAQLLQLRYAHEVPALRTTRTLDALDAAVGARLLDAEDAEILAEAWCMATRIRGSLMLVRGRASDLLPTDHHRERSSVARVLDYPGTGDLLEDYRRHARRARAVVDRVFYGAE, encoded by the coding sequence GTGACCGAGTCCTGGACTTCCGACCGCCGTCCCTCGCTCGCCGGACGCCTGGCGCGGCTCGGGTTCACCCACGCGGCGCGGGCGGAGCGCCTGATCGCGGAGGCCGAGCGGGAGGGCGCCGCACCCGGTGACGCCCTGCTCGACGCCCTCGGCGCCACCGCCGACCCCGACCTCTCGCTGGACGGCCTGCTGCGCCTGCTCCCCGCCGCCGGCGGCGAGCTGCGCGAGGTGCTGGCCGCAGAGCCGGGCACGCGGGAGCGGCTGACCGCGGTCCTCGGGGTGAGCGCGGCGCTCGGCGACCACCTGGCGCGGCATCCCGACCACTGGCGGGTGCTGCGCGACGGCGTCGCGGGCCCGCTCGGAAGCCCCCGCGCCGACCTGCTGGCCGCCGTGGGCGCCGACCCGGCGGCGAGCGAGCCGGTGGCGCGCGGCGAGGACGCGCTCGCCGCGCTCCGCGTCGCCTACCGCCGCCGCGTCCTGGCGCTGGCGGGCCGCGACCTGATCGGCGTGGCGGACGTCGCCGAGGTCGCCGCCGAGCTGGCCGACCTCGCCGCCGCCGCGCTGGAGGCCGGCCTCGCGATCGCCCGCGCCGAGGTCCCCGGGCACGAGGCGTGCCGGCTCGCCGTGATCGGCATGGGCAAGTGCGGGGGCCGCGAGCTCAACTACGTCAGCGACGTCGACGTGATCTTCGTGGCGGAGGCGCGGGGCGCCGGCGAGAACGGCGAAGGCGCGGACGAGGACGCCGCGCTGCGCACCGCGACCCGGCTGGCGTCGGCGATGATGCGGGCCTGCTCGGCCACGACCGAGGAGGGCGCGCTCTGGGAGGTGGACGCGGCGCTGCGCCCCGAGGGCAAGTCCGGGCCGCTCGTGCGGACGCTCGCCAGCCACCGCGCCTACTACGAGCGGTGGGCCAAGACGTGGGAGTTCCAGGCGCTGCTGAAGGCCCGTCCCGTCGCGGGCGACGCCGACCTCGGCGCCCGCTACCTCGACACGATCACCCCGATCGTGTGGAAGGCGGCCGAGGGCGAGAGCTTCGTCGAGGACGTCCAGGACATGCGGCGCCGCGTCGAGGCCGACCTGAACCAGCGCACCGCCGACTCCGAGCGGCAGCTCAAGCTCGGGCCGGGCGGGCTGCGCGACGTCGAGTTCGCGGTGCAGCTGCTCCAGCTCGTCCACGGCCGCGCCGACGAGACGCTCCGCAGCCGGGCCACGCTGGACGCGCTGGCCGACCTGTCCAGGGGCGGCTACGTCGCGCGCGACGACGCGGCGGCGCTGGCGTCGGCCTACCGGTTCCTGCGCCGCGTGGAGCACCTCGTCCAGCTGCACCGGCTGCGCCGCACCCACCTCGTCCCGGACGACGAGGCCGGCCTGCGCCGCCTCGGCCGCGCCCTCGGCCTGCGCACCGACCCGGTGGGGGAGTTCACCGCGCTGTGGCGGCGGCACGCCCGGGAGGTCCGCCGCATCCACGAGAAGCTGTTCTACCGGCCGCTGCTGCGGGCCGTCGCGCGGCTGCCCGGCGAGGAGGCCCGGCTCACCCCGCAGGCGGCCCGGATCCGGCTGGAGGCGCTCGGGTACGCCGACCCGGCCGGCGCGCTGCGGCACATCGAGGCGCTCACCTCGGGCGTGTCGCGGCGGGCCGCGATCCAGCGGACGCTGCTGCCGGTCATGCTCGGGTGGTTCGCCGACGCGCCCGACCCCGACGCGGGCCTGCTCGGGTTCCGGCAGGTCAGCGACGCCCTCGGGACCACGCCCTGGTACCTGCGGCTGCTGCGCGACGAGGTGACCGTCGCCGAGCGGATGGCGTGGGTGCTCGGCTCCAGCCGGTACGCCACCGACCTGCTGCTGCGCGCCCCCGAGGCGGTCGCCCTGCTGGGCAGCGACACCGGCCTCGCGCCGCGCCCGCACGAGGCGCTGCGCGCGGAGGCGCTCGCCGCCGCCCGCCGCCACCGGGAGGGCGCCGGCGGCCGCCCCGCCGAGGAGGCCGCCGGGGTGGTGCGGGCGCTGCGGCGCCGCGAGCTGTTCCGCGTGGCCGTCGCCGACCTGCTCGGCCTCGTGGACGTCCGGGAGGTGGGGGAGGCCCTCACCGGCATCTCCGCCGTCACCCTCGAGGCCGCCCTCCAGATCGCCGTCAACAAGATCGAGATGGAGTCGCGCGGGCCGCTGCCGACCCGGATGGCGGTCGTCGCGATGGGCCGGTTCGGCGGGCACGAGCTCGGCTACGGCAGCGACGCCGACGTCATGTTCGTCCACGACCCGCTGCCCGGCGCCGACGAGCGCGCCGCCGGGCGCGCCGCGCACGCCGTCGCCGAGGAGCTGCGCCGCCTCCTCGCCCTGCCCGCCCCCGACCCGCCGCTGGTGATCGACCCGAACCTGCGCCCGGAGGGGCGGCAGGGGCCGCTCGTGCGCACGCTCGCGTCCTACGCCGCCTACTACGCGCGCTGGTCGGAGCCCTGGGAGGCGCAGGCCTTGCTGCGCGCCGACCCGATGATCGGCGACCCGGGGCTGTGCGAGCGGTTCCGCGCGCTGATCGACCCCGTCCGCTGGCCGGAGGACGGCATCGACGAGGACGCCGTCCGGCAGATCCGGCGGCTGAAGGCGCGGATGGAGTCCGAGCGGCTCCCGCGCGGCGTCGAGCGGCGCCTGCACACCAAGCTCGGGCCGGGCGGGCTCGCCGACGTGGAGTGGGTCGCGCAGCTGCTCCAGCTCCGGTACGCCCACGAGGTCCCGGCGCTGCGCACCACCCGCACGCTGGACGCGCTGGACGCGGCGGTCGGGGCGCGCCTCCTGGACGCCGAGGACGCGGAGATCCTGGCCGAGGCGTGGTGCATGGCCACCCGGATCCGGGGGTCGCTCATGCTGGTGCGGGGCCGCGCGTCCGACCTGCTGCCGACCGACCACCACCGGGAGCGCAGCTCGGTCGCCCGCGTCCTGGACTATCCCGGGACGGGCGACCTCCTGGAGGACTACCGCAGGCACGCCCGCCGCGCCCGCGCCGTCGTGGACCGCGTGTTCTACGGAGCCGAGTGA